One genomic window of Corallococcus caeni includes the following:
- a CDS encoding PQQ-dependent sugar dehydrogenase, producing the protein MHIRYLVAGLLVAVVGCEGKPEDAPELQAQDAAVTAGTRLIGVQSGRCLDVAQNSQTPGQELHIYDCHGQANQRFLFTPEGELRVFDGARCIQPETAGAGARAVSVVCDGTANQRWVRNANGAVVHTASALCLDVSGQATANSSKVVVWNCNGQTNQQWSLPPDTQPPTVPTGLALSNVTCNTATLSWSPSTDNEGVAFYDVYHDGQLMKSVSGAVVSTGLTVVPGATWGLYVNARDAAGNVSQGSATLSITPPPCQVDTQAPTVPAGVTATASGTSVTVTWSASTDNVGVTAYDVFRGGVKIGTSSGSPPGTTFVDSGLSPNTAYSYAVLARDAQGNASAQSPAATVTTGQACANPVCSVTQVATDTDIPWGLVNLPDGSVLYGRRDAQDIVRLDPATGQKTSVGTVPNVQSTDGEGGLMGLALSPTFSTDRWLYVMHTSPTDNRIVRLRYENGTLNTASLQVLLQGIGRNKFHNGGRLRFGPDGKLYASTGDAQNGAYAQDVNNLAGKVLRLNADGTVPSDNPFGNYVWSYGHRNPQGLAFDSQGRLWEQEFGNSVMDETNLIQKGGNYGWPNCEGTVSQGGSGCATAGYIAPKQTYSTAEGSCSGIAVVRDVLYVACARGTRLYREVISGSSLTNVQQFFVGTYGRLRTVEPTLDGNLWLTTTNQGDKDSIPNNSNERIFRVVLGQ; encoded by the coding sequence ATGCACATTCGTTACCTGGTGGCCGGACTCCTGGTCGCCGTCGTGGGTTGTGAAGGAAAGCCGGAGGACGCCCCCGAACTCCAGGCACAGGACGCCGCGGTGACCGCGGGCACCCGGCTCATCGGCGTGCAGTCCGGCCGCTGCCTCGACGTGGCGCAGAACAGCCAGACGCCGGGGCAGGAGCTCCACATCTATGACTGCCACGGGCAGGCGAACCAACGGTTCCTGTTCACGCCCGAGGGCGAGCTGCGCGTGTTCGACGGCGCCCGGTGCATCCAGCCGGAGACCGCCGGCGCCGGAGCCCGGGCCGTCAGCGTCGTCTGCGATGGGACGGCGAACCAGCGGTGGGTCCGCAACGCCAACGGCGCGGTCGTCCACACCGCGTCCGCGCTGTGCCTCGACGTGTCCGGCCAGGCCACCGCCAACAGCTCGAAGGTCGTCGTCTGGAATTGCAACGGCCAGACGAACCAGCAGTGGTCGCTGCCGCCCGACACCCAGCCCCCCACCGTGCCCACGGGGCTCGCGCTGTCCAACGTGACGTGCAACACGGCCACGCTCTCCTGGTCCCCGTCCACGGACAACGAGGGCGTCGCCTTCTACGACGTCTACCACGACGGTCAGCTCATGAAGTCCGTCTCCGGCGCGGTCGTGTCCACCGGGCTGACCGTGGTCCCCGGCGCGACCTGGGGCCTGTATGTGAATGCGCGGGACGCGGCGGGCAATGTCTCCCAGGGCAGCGCCACGCTCTCCATCACCCCGCCGCCGTGCCAGGTGGACACGCAGGCGCCCACCGTTCCGGCCGGCGTCACCGCCACCGCCTCCGGCACCAGCGTGACCGTGACGTGGAGCGCGTCCACCGACAACGTGGGCGTGACCGCGTACGACGTGTTCCGCGGGGGCGTGAAGATTGGCACGTCGTCTGGCTCGCCGCCCGGGACGACCTTCGTCGACAGCGGCCTGTCCCCGAACACGGCCTACAGCTACGCCGTGCTCGCGCGTGACGCCCAGGGCAACGCGTCCGCCCAGAGCCCGGCGGCGACGGTCACCACCGGCCAGGCCTGCGCGAACCCCGTCTGCTCCGTCACCCAGGTCGCCACCGACACGGACATCCCGTGGGGCCTGGTGAACCTGCCGGACGGCTCGGTGCTCTACGGCCGCCGGGACGCGCAGGACATCGTTCGCCTGGATCCGGCGACGGGCCAGAAGACGTCCGTGGGCACCGTCCCCAACGTGCAGAGCACCGACGGCGAGGGCGGGCTGATGGGGCTGGCCCTCTCCCCCACCTTCTCTACCGACCGGTGGCTGTACGTGATGCACACCTCCCCCACCGACAACCGCATCGTGCGCCTGCGGTATGAGAACGGCACCCTGAACACCGCGTCGCTCCAGGTGCTGCTCCAGGGCATCGGCCGCAACAAGTTCCACAACGGCGGGCGCCTGCGCTTCGGGCCGGACGGCAAGCTCTACGCGTCCACCGGGGATGCGCAGAACGGCGCGTACGCGCAGGACGTCAACAACCTGGCCGGCAAGGTGCTGCGGCTCAACGCCGACGGCACGGTCCCGTCCGACAACCCCTTCGGCAACTACGTCTGGAGCTACGGCCACCGCAACCCGCAGGGGCTGGCGTTCGACTCGCAGGGCCGCCTCTGGGAGCAGGAGTTCGGCAACTCCGTGATGGATGAGACCAACCTCATCCAGAAGGGCGGCAACTACGGCTGGCCGAACTGCGAGGGCACGGTGTCGCAGGGCGGGTCGGGCTGCGCGACGGCCGGCTACATCGCGCCGAAGCAGACCTACTCCACGGCGGAGGGCTCCTGCTCCGGCATCGCGGTGGTGCGCGACGTCCTCTACGTGGCCTGCGCCCGCGGCACGCGCCTCTACCGCGAGGTCATCAGCGGCTCCAGCCTGACCAACGTGCAGCAGTTCTTCGTGGGCACCTACGGCCGGCTGCGCACCGTCGAGCCGACCCTGGACGGCAACCTGTGGCTGACCACCACCAACCAGGGTGACAAGGACAGCATCCCCAACAACAGCAACGAGCGGATCTTCCGCGTCGTCCTGGGGCAGTAG
- a CDS encoding Ig-like domain-containing protein yields MRLRSWLRGSLALLCLSCGPTSSEDASEPEKAPVRTRAEQLVAERGFDPKDVSLVPDAQGRRQALHFRGVPIWGLEAKTALDQTLFSNVRFQPTGAVETEARLTEAQARDAALAAMKDSSAKVESARLVLLPTEARQLRKEAAPRVAGPRNAADFERVVTGLRLIYRLKLSTGGDARRRWSAQVDARSGEVLRLEPLEHTGLAGQFKKARGTGYYAGPISFVAFYETYGQVNRLRDAHNNDYEAYVPQSPRSGTYELYQSADLIFGDGLRYSGGGPLGTNGETAAVDAYHAVGLAWSVYETFLGRAGPTGNGTTFRVRVHVPAENAFYDPDETEPAIRFGYRALNASPKTPFTTTDVVGHELAHDFFARELAGDPSDVPSSGSEQAGLNEGTGDIFGFVTELLRDAKRVSSTSTNIDGVTVKTSNLTVAEETGVVSRNLLSPMYPEWFDSIGFADEHFSSGPLSRMFLLLAYGASSQPQSPWYSYLVPEGFSGVGAAEALRIWALAVQLMPLGSDYLDARQAALAAATTRDGVQGGPRMLAVARAFAAVNVGYKPDSVPPQTTLSCRQVNEDIECTGTITDAEVPGQYTTAPRLVLDGGTQIKSLAGWQFTQTLPGTALAGGSHTVQLQAWDYWQNLATRTVTVVLDKTPPDFSFLRSGTPKQPFYTVIPRDTSGIRTVDFLDGSRFLYGIFVPPYEQALDTSTWTDGTHDLVIRVYDEYMNVTVRHDTLKVDNTPPSVTMTVGTGDESPFPVNVSVSDASPVARVDFKVDGIVFATRTNPATTYQASYTPTDPLVHNLIVEVTDTFGNKQTVSQGAPLDRRPPTVSFAKTQLGALVRLTFSAADGCGLEYPYALYVDANLVAQPTTPSYVLDFGEAMAAGAHTFQAIVSDQCGNTTNFQTAFVKDLTPPVITGITRDDTLPKKPKFTVQCTDTEGVHHVELREGGVITQTDTTAPYEFVVDTSGRTDGDYSLLFQCTDINGVSSSPETRTVTADNTGPTINLTVYGSRRAYLVSAEPVSDPRGIQSVTLTGGLVTPAFTTTLTQAPWSVLWNIPGTTTIQTELPFSVTAKDTWGNTSSKSLWCAVNTASTTSQYLVCHT; encoded by the coding sequence ATGCGATTGCGTTCATGGCTGCGGGGCAGCCTTGCCTTGTTGTGTCTGAGCTGTGGTCCCACGTCGTCGGAAGACGCCTCGGAGCCCGAAAAGGCTCCGGTCCGGACGCGGGCCGAGCAGCTCGTGGCGGAGCGCGGCTTCGACCCGAAGGATGTGTCACTGGTACCGGACGCGCAGGGGCGGCGGCAGGCGCTCCACTTCCGGGGCGTGCCCATCTGGGGGTTGGAAGCGAAGACGGCACTGGACCAGACCCTCTTCTCCAACGTCCGCTTCCAGCCCACCGGGGCCGTGGAGACGGAGGCCCGGCTCACCGAGGCCCAGGCCCGGGACGCCGCGCTCGCGGCGATGAAGGACTCCAGCGCGAAGGTGGAATCCGCTCGGCTCGTGCTCCTGCCCACCGAGGCGCGCCAGCTGCGGAAGGAGGCAGCGCCGCGCGTCGCCGGCCCCCGGAACGCCGCGGACTTCGAGCGGGTGGTGACGGGCCTGCGGCTCATCTACCGGCTGAAGCTCTCCACGGGAGGGGACGCGCGGCGGCGGTGGAGCGCGCAGGTGGATGCCCGCTCCGGCGAGGTGTTGCGCCTGGAGCCGCTCGAACACACGGGCCTGGCGGGGCAGTTCAAGAAGGCGCGGGGCACGGGCTACTACGCGGGCCCGATCTCGTTCGTCGCGTTCTATGAGACCTACGGGCAGGTCAACCGGCTGCGGGATGCGCACAACAACGACTACGAGGCGTACGTTCCCCAGTCGCCAAGGAGCGGCACCTACGAGCTCTACCAGAGCGCGGACCTGATTTTTGGCGACGGGCTCCGCTACAGTGGAGGGGGCCCGCTCGGGACCAATGGAGAGACCGCGGCGGTGGACGCCTACCACGCCGTGGGCCTGGCCTGGTCCGTCTACGAGACCTTCCTGGGGCGCGCGGGCCCGACGGGCAACGGCACGACCTTCCGCGTCCGGGTGCACGTGCCCGCGGAGAACGCCTTCTATGACCCCGACGAAACCGAACCCGCCATCCGGTTCGGCTATCGCGCCCTCAATGCCAGTCCCAAAACCCCGTTCACGACCACCGACGTCGTGGGCCACGAGCTGGCCCATGACTTCTTCGCCCGGGAGCTGGCGGGTGACCCCTCGGACGTTCCATCCAGTGGCTCGGAGCAGGCCGGACTGAACGAGGGAACGGGAGACATCTTCGGCTTCGTCACCGAACTGCTGCGCGACGCGAAGCGGGTGTCGTCCACGTCGACGAACATCGATGGGGTGACGGTGAAGACCTCGAACCTCACCGTCGCCGAGGAGACGGGCGTCGTGTCCCGCAACCTCCTGTCGCCCATGTATCCGGAGTGGTTCGACTCCATCGGCTTCGCGGACGAGCACTTCTCCTCGGGCCCCCTGAGCCGGATGTTCCTGCTGCTGGCCTATGGCGCCAGCTCCCAGCCCCAGAGCCCGTGGTACTCCTACCTGGTGCCCGAAGGGTTCAGCGGCGTGGGGGCCGCGGAGGCGCTGCGCATCTGGGCGCTCGCCGTGCAGCTGATGCCCCTGGGCTCGGACTACCTGGATGCCCGCCAGGCGGCGCTCGCGGCGGCGACCACACGGGACGGCGTGCAGGGAGGCCCCCGGATGCTGGCCGTGGCCCGCGCGTTCGCGGCCGTCAACGTCGGCTACAAGCCGGACTCCGTGCCGCCGCAGACGACGCTGAGCTGCCGGCAGGTGAACGAGGACATCGAGTGCACCGGCACCATCACCGACGCCGAGGTGCCGGGGCAGTACACCACCGCGCCGCGGCTGGTGCTGGACGGCGGCACGCAGATCAAGTCGCTGGCCGGCTGGCAGTTCACGCAGACCCTCCCGGGCACCGCGCTGGCCGGTGGAAGCCACACGGTCCAATTGCAGGCGTGGGACTACTGGCAGAACCTGGCCACGAGGACGGTGACGGTCGTGTTGGACAAGACCCCGCCCGACTTCTCCTTCCTCCGCTCCGGTACGCCGAAGCAGCCCTTCTACACCGTCATCCCGAGGGACACCTCCGGCATCCGCACCGTGGACTTCCTCGACGGCAGCCGGTTCCTGTACGGCATCTTCGTTCCCCCCTACGAACAGGCGCTGGACACCTCCACCTGGACCGATGGCACCCACGACCTGGTCATCCGGGTCTACGACGAATACATGAACGTCACCGTCCGCCACGACACCTTGAAGGTGGACAACACGCCCCCCAGCGTGACGATGACGGTGGGCACGGGGGACGAGTCTCCGTTCCCGGTGAATGTCTCGGTGAGCGACGCCTCCCCGGTGGCGCGCGTGGACTTCAAGGTGGACGGCATCGTGTTCGCCACGCGGACGAACCCCGCCACCACGTACCAGGCCAGCTACACGCCCACGGATCCGCTGGTCCACAACCTCATCGTGGAGGTGACGGACACCTTCGGTAACAAGCAGACCGTGTCCCAGGGGGCCCCGCTCGACCGCAGGCCTCCGACGGTGAGCTTCGCCAAGACCCAGCTGGGCGCCCTGGTGCGGCTGACCTTCAGCGCGGCGGATGGCTGCGGTCTCGAGTATCCGTATGCGCTGTATGTGGACGCCAACCTGGTGGCGCAGCCCACGACGCCGTCCTACGTGCTGGACTTCGGTGAGGCGATGGCCGCGGGGGCGCACACGTTCCAGGCCATCGTCAGCGACCAGTGCGGCAACACGACGAACTTCCAGACGGCGTTCGTCAAGGACCTCACCCCGCCGGTCATCACGGGCATCACCCGGGACGACACCCTGCCGAAGAAGCCGAAGTTCACCGTGCAGTGCACGGACACGGAAGGGGTGCACCACGTGGAGCTGCGTGAGGGCGGGGTCATCACCCAGACGGACACCACCGCGCCCTACGAGTTCGTGGTCGACACCTCGGGCCGGACGGACGGGGACTATTCGCTGCTGTTCCAGTGCACGGACATCAACGGCGTCTCCAGCTCTCCGGAGACGCGCACGGTGACAGCGGACAACACCGGTCCCACCATCAACCTCACGGTCTACGGCTCGCGCCGCGCGTACCTCGTCTCAGCGGAGCCCGTGAGCGACCCCCGCGGCATCCAATCCGTCACCCTCACCGGCGGGCTGGTGACGCCCGCTTTCACCACCACGCTGACCCAGGCACCCTGGTCCGTGCTGTGGAACATCCCTGGCACGACCACCATCCAGACGGAGCTGCCGTTCTCGGTCACCGCCAAGGACACATGGGGGAACACGTCCAGCAAGTCACTGTGGTGCGCGGTGAATACCGCCTCCACCACGTCTCAGTATCTGGTCTGCCACACGTAG
- a CDS encoding DUF808 domain-containing protein yields the protein MAGSSLIALIDDIATILDDVSILTKVAAKKTAGVLGDDLALNAQQVTGVNADRELPVVWAVAKGSLVNKAILVPAALAISALVPWLVTPLLMVGGAFLCFEGFEKLAHKFLHSKEEDDAHRAGLREALTNPNVDPVALEKDKIKGAVRTDFILSAEIIAITLGTVADADFATRVTVMVGIALIMTVGVYGLVAGIVKLDDAGLYLSRKGGGFASGLGRGILRAAPWLMKFLSVAGTAAMFLVGGGILVHGISGLHHAEESFSAWAGRVPGVGSVLGGLAPMLINAAVGLGAGAVLVLLFTLGQKLFKGRGAKK from the coding sequence ATGGCAGGCAGCAGCCTGATTGCGCTCATCGACGACATCGCGACCATCCTGGATGACGTCTCCATCCTGACGAAGGTGGCGGCGAAGAAGACGGCGGGCGTGCTGGGTGACGACCTGGCGCTCAACGCGCAGCAGGTGACGGGCGTGAACGCGGACCGCGAGCTGCCCGTGGTGTGGGCGGTGGCGAAGGGCTCCCTGGTCAACAAGGCCATCCTGGTGCCGGCGGCGCTGGCCATCAGCGCGCTGGTGCCCTGGCTGGTGACGCCGCTGCTGATGGTGGGCGGCGCGTTCCTCTGCTTCGAGGGCTTCGAGAAGCTGGCGCACAAGTTCCTGCACAGCAAGGAAGAGGACGACGCGCACCGCGCCGGGCTGCGCGAGGCCCTGACGAATCCGAACGTGGACCCGGTCGCGCTGGAGAAGGACAAGATCAAGGGCGCGGTGCGCACCGACTTCATCCTCTCCGCGGAGATCATCGCCATCACGCTGGGCACGGTGGCGGACGCGGACTTCGCCACCCGCGTCACGGTGATGGTGGGCATCGCCCTCATCATGACGGTGGGGGTGTACGGGCTCGTGGCGGGCATCGTGAAGCTGGACGACGCGGGGCTGTACCTCAGCCGCAAGGGCGGGGGCTTCGCGAGCGGCCTGGGCAGGGGCATCCTCCGCGCGGCGCCGTGGCTGATGAAGTTCCTCTCCGTGGCGGGGACGGCGGCCATGTTCCTGGTGGGCGGCGGCATCCTCGTGCACGGCATCTCCGGCCTGCACCACGCGGAGGAGTCCTTCTCCGCCTGGGCCGGGCGCGTGCCGGGCGTGGGCAGCGTCCTGGGCGGGCTCGCTCCCATGCTGATCAACGCCGCGGTGGGGCTGGGCGCCGGCGCCGTGCTGGTGCTGCTCTTCACCCTGGGCCAGAAGCTGTTCAAGGGCCGGGGCGCGAAGAAGTAG